A region of Sphingobacteriaceae bacterium DNA encodes the following proteins:
- a CDS encoding 4a-hydroxytetrahydrobiopterin dehydratase, producing the protein MDLLREEEIRAALADLPGWERAGDALAKTFTLPSFKEAVFFVNTVAGLAEAANHHPDIDIRYRRVHLALTTHDAGGLTRRDVDLARRIEELTR; encoded by the coding sequence ATGGATTTGCTGCGGGAAGAAGAGATCAGGGCCGCCCTGGCGGACCTGCCCGGCTGGGAGCGGGCGGGCGACGCCCTCGCCAAGACCTTTACCCTGCCTTCGTTCAAAGAAGCCGTCTTTTTCGTCAACACCGTAGCCGGGTTGGCTGAAGCGGCCAACCACCATCCCGACATCGACATCCGCTATCGCCGGGTTCATCTGGCCTTGACCACCCACGACGCCGGCGGCCTGACCCGGCGGGATGTGGACCTGGCCCGCCGCATCGAAGAGCTCACCCGTTGA
- a CDS encoding ATP phosphoribosyltransferase regulatory subunit, protein MWSPTTSVPRARRELARSVLQVLQRWGYEEQALPPWLDYEELRPALHRFAGEGCKFIGPDGDVRLLLPDATLGVLTLWLEGTWPRSKPVRVAYETEVYRSMGGPWRRLRQVGAELLGVSGPAGDAEVLATAWESLQAVPGLEATVIINHVGIARAIAALAARTAGVDDADDVDAGAEALADRLVQTLARGDFVTLEMILNTTVKSPLSEEVWGWLTFRGSLAEVGERLARIPAGPEKDEVTAILAHLEEVTALAGGPAPLVDLGLLRDLGYYDGFVFQVVAAGAGGDEVVAGGGRYDSLFRAFDTPVAAAGFALDLDILTQAAGDRLPGGPDYVVAARGEGPVLRRAWEEAARLRAKGRSAVLLPLTGDELGEEAAPEGEAAPGTAAGASEVSIKVIVADEKGLHQVEPGSPLGRRVLRSLMDHPAPPPAAGRIRGQAGEVMTDAGQ, encoded by the coding sequence ATGTGGTCGCCTACGACATCTGTGCCGCGGGCCCGGCGGGAATTGGCCCGCTCGGTCCTGCAGGTATTGCAGCGCTGGGGCTACGAGGAGCAGGCCCTGCCCCCGTGGCTGGATTACGAGGAACTGCGCCCGGCGCTGCACCGGTTCGCCGGGGAAGGCTGCAAGTTCATCGGCCCCGACGGGGATGTACGCCTGCTGCTGCCCGACGCCACCCTGGGCGTGTTGACCTTGTGGCTGGAGGGCACCTGGCCCCGCTCCAAACCCGTGCGGGTTGCTTACGAGACCGAAGTGTACCGGTCCATGGGCGGGCCGTGGCGGCGCCTGCGGCAGGTGGGCGCGGAACTCCTGGGCGTCTCCGGCCCGGCGGGCGACGCCGAAGTGCTGGCCACCGCCTGGGAGTCCCTGCAGGCGGTGCCGGGGCTGGAGGCCACGGTGATCATCAACCATGTGGGCATCGCCCGGGCCATCGCCGCCCTGGCTGCCCGGACCGCCGGCGTGGACGATGCGGACGATGTCGACGCCGGCGCCGAGGCCCTTGCCGACCGCCTGGTCCAGACCTTGGCCCGGGGCGACTTCGTCACCTTGGAGATGATCCTCAACACCACCGTGAAATCGCCCCTGTCGGAAGAGGTGTGGGGCTGGCTCACCTTCCGGGGCTCCCTGGCGGAAGTGGGGGAGCGCCTGGCCCGCATCCCCGCCGGCCCGGAAAAAGATGAAGTGACGGCGATCCTGGCCCACCTGGAGGAAGTGACCGCCTTGGCCGGCGGCCCGGCTCCCCTGGTGGACCTGGGCCTGCTGCGGGATCTGGGCTACTACGACGGCTTCGTGTTTCAGGTGGTGGCTGCCGGGGCCGGGGGTGACGAGGTGGTAGCCGGCGGCGGCCGCTACGACAGCCTGTTCAGGGCCTTCGACACTCCCGTGGCGGCGGCCGGCTTCGCCTTGGATTTGGACATTCTCACCCAGGCCGCCGGCGACCGGCTGCCGGGCGGACCCGACTACGTGGTGGCGGCCCGAGGGGAAGGGCCGGTGCTGCGCCGGGCCTGGGAGGAGGCGGCCCGCCTCCGGGCTAAGGGTCGAAGCGCAGTGCTGCTGCCTTTGACCGGTGACGAGTTGGGTGAAGAGGCGGCCCCGGAAGGGGAGGCCGCACCCGGCACGGCGGCAGGCGCCTCTGAGGTTTCTATAAAAGTAATTGTTGCCGACGAAAAAGGCCTGCATCAGGTGGAGCCCGGCTCTCCCTTGGGCCGGCGGGTCTTGCGCAGTCTGATGGACCACCCGGCCCCGCCCCCGGCGGCCGGCCGGATCCGGGGCCAGGCTGGGGAGGTCATGACCGATGCTGGCCAGTAA
- a CDS encoding RsmB/NOP family class I SAM-dependent RNA methyltransferase, whose translation MERYRWIIPDWEAFSEALDRPQPVVLRANPLRIEPAALAAHLAGLGFRLRPLAWAPGFFQVESGPFPVAKTVAHWLGLFYIQEAAAAVPALAVGARPGERILDLCAAPGGKTTLLAAQVGPQGVVVANEPDGSRVRALLSNLARLGVFNVVVTRYDGRDFPGHRRFHRVLADVPCSAEGNARRSPRVRGGTTPRQARRLARLQGELLARAADLVAPGGVLVYSTCTFAPEENEAVVDGLLRSRADSLPPAESGEAVPGRGQDPFRIEPLAVPVPASAPGLTAWEDQTFHPDLALTTRLYPHHLDSGGMYVARLVRAGDPGAVDDAGLEAAHLDPGADGEAAATYLQDRFDLPQDVFAGLGVYRVGRDLWLSTVSEVPPYEKVAGIGLAWATPGSGGFKPLAPAMVHYGSLARRNRVDLTVAALVDLLEGRRVKAGGWDLTPGPVILTLGGHVIGPGQYDQRGLRAALAPERAAELRECLRLQDQLGMGEEALPPRPGQSSGSLP comes from the coding sequence GTGGAGCGGTATCGATGGATAATTCCTGACTGGGAAGCCTTCAGCGAGGCTCTGGACCGGCCCCAGCCGGTGGTGCTCCGGGCGAACCCGTTGCGCATCGAGCCTGCGGCCCTGGCCGCCCACTTGGCGGGTCTCGGCTTCCGCCTCCGGCCCTTGGCATGGGCGCCGGGCTTCTTCCAGGTGGAGTCAGGCCCCTTCCCCGTGGCCAAGACGGTGGCTCACTGGCTGGGCCTGTTTTACATCCAGGAGGCGGCGGCCGCGGTGCCGGCCCTGGCCGTGGGCGCCCGGCCGGGGGAGCGGATTTTGGATCTTTGCGCCGCCCCCGGGGGCAAGACCACTCTTCTGGCGGCCCAGGTCGGCCCCCAGGGGGTGGTGGTGGCCAACGAGCCCGACGGTTCCCGGGTGCGGGCCCTGCTGTCCAACCTGGCCCGGCTGGGCGTGTTCAACGTGGTGGTCACCCGCTACGACGGCCGGGATTTTCCCGGCCACCGGCGGTTCCACCGGGTGCTGGCCGACGTGCCCTGCTCCGCCGAGGGCAACGCCCGGCGCTCGCCCCGGGTGCGGGGCGGGACTACGCCCCGGCAGGCCCGGCGCCTGGCCCGGCTCCAGGGGGAACTCCTGGCCCGGGCCGCCGACCTGGTGGCCCCCGGCGGCGTATTGGTCTACTCCACCTGCACTTTCGCCCCCGAGGAAAACGAGGCGGTGGTGGACGGGCTGCTGCGGTCGCGGGCCGATTCCCTGCCGCCGGCCGAGTCCGGGGAGGCGGTCCCAGGCCGGGGGCAGGACCCCTTCCGAATTGAGCCCTTGGCTGTGCCGGTGCCCGCCTCCGCCCCCGGCCTGACTGCCTGGGAGGACCAGACCTTCCATCCCGACCTGGCCCTTACCACCCGCCTGTACCCCCACCACTTGGATTCGGGGGGGATGTACGTGGCCCGGCTGGTTAGGGCAGGGGATCCGGGCGCCGTCGACGACGCCGGCCTTGAAGCCGCCCATTTGGATCCCGGTGCCGACGGGGAGGCGGCCGCCACCTACCTGCAGGATCGCTTCGACCTGCCCCAGGACGTCTTCGCCGGTCTTGGGGTGTACCGGGTGGGCCGGGACCTGTGGCTTTCCACGGTATCAGAGGTTCCGCCCTATGAGAAAGTCGCCGGCATCGGCCTGGCGTGGGCGACACCGGGCAGCGGCGGTTTCAAGCCCCTGGCCCCGGCCATGGTCCATTACGGCTCCCTGGCCCGTCGCAACCGGGTGGACTTGACGGTGGCCGCCCTGGTGGACCTGCTGGAAGGGCGGCGGGTGAAGGCCGGGGGCTGGGACCTGACCCCTGGGCCCGTCATCCTGACCCTGGGGGGCCACGTCATCGGCCCGGGCCAATACGATCAACGGGGGCTGCGGGCCGCCCTGGCGCCGGAGCGGGCCGCCGAACTAAGGGAATGCCTGCGGCTCCAGGATCAGCTGGGGATGGGGGAGGAGGCCCTGCCTCCCAGGCCCGGTCAAAGCTCCGGCTCGTTGCCTTGA
- a CDS encoding DUF309 domain-containing protein, with product MNVQDLPEALLVYIDMFNNGRFFESHEVLEGAWLENSSDFYQGLIIYAAAYVKRDWGNPRGVVRNFNKALNYLRKYRPAYLGLDVAFLVDHAEKCLAALAHAQPAAGDAAGGAAGDGAGDPAATLQRLVPSVRLEPAAHLIQGNEPEL from the coding sequence ATGAACGTCCAGGACCTGCCCGAGGCGCTGCTGGTTTACATCGACATGTTCAACAACGGCCGGTTCTTTGAAAGCCATGAAGTGCTGGAAGGAGCCTGGCTGGAGAACAGCAGCGATTTTTACCAAGGCCTGATCATCTACGCCGCCGCCTACGTGAAGCGGGATTGGGGCAACCCCCGGGGCGTCGTCCGCAACTTCAATAAAGCCCTCAACTATCTGCGGAAGTACCGGCCCGCCTACCTGGGCCTGGACGTGGCCTTCCTGGTCGACCATGCGGAAAAATGCCTGGCAGCCCTGGCCCATGCCCAACCCGCCGCCGGCGATGCCGCAGGAGGTGCTGCAGGAGATGGGGCCGGCGACCCCGCCGCCACCCTGCAGCGCCTGGTGCCTTCCGTCCGGTTGGAGCCTGCCGCCCACCTCATTCAAGGCAACGAGCCGGAGCTTTGA
- the hisG gene encoding ATP phosphoribosyltransferase — MLASKNGERPLTIAVAKGRMLAPAWEVLRGAGLVEGDPPKDLLLVEPQQPGGPRVLIVRSADVLTYVAAGVAQLGLTGKDVLMERDPGPDVQELADLSIGQCRISLAAPAGDAADLLAPGRGPLRIATGLPNIARAYFQSLGRAVTIIPLRGSVEIAPALGLADGVVDIVETGGTLKRHGLVEVAEIAAITTRLIGNAAALRATTSRQLWPLVERLREAGRQVAARRGRAEEK, encoded by the coding sequence ATGCTGGCCAGTAAGAACGGCGAGCGGCCCCTGACCATCGCCGTAGCCAAGGGCCGCATGCTGGCCCCGGCCTGGGAGGTGCTGCGGGGAGCGGGGCTGGTGGAAGGGGACCCCCCTAAGGACCTGCTCCTGGTGGAGCCCCAGCAGCCGGGCGGGCCCCGGGTGCTGATCGTGCGCAGCGCCGACGTGCTGACCTATGTGGCCGCCGGGGTGGCCCAGCTGGGCCTGACGGGCAAGGACGTGCTGATGGAGCGGGATCCCGGGCCCGATGTGCAGGAACTGGCCGACCTGTCCATCGGCCAATGCCGCATCTCCTTGGCCGCCCCCGCCGGGGACGCCGCCGACTTGCTGGCGCCGGGGCGGGGCCCCCTGCGCATCGCCACCGGCCTGCCCAACATTGCCCGGGCTTACTTTCAAAGCCTGGGCCGGGCGGTGACCATCATCCCCCTGCGGGGCTCGGTGGAAATCGCCCCTGCCTTGGGCCTGGCCGACGGGGTGGTGGACATCGTGGAAACGGGCGGCACTTTGAAGCGCCACGGCCTGGTGGAAGTGGCAGAAATCGCGGCCATCACCACCCGCCTCATCGGCAACGCCGCCGCCTTGCGGGCCACCACGTCCAGGCAGTTGTGGCCCCTGGTGGAACGGCTCCGGGAAGCGGGCCGCCAGGTGGCTGCCCGGCGAGGGAGGGCGGAGGAGAAATGA
- a CDS encoding YerC/YecD family TrpR-related protein — MAYERLRSPAVDRLFDAILGLRDREECYRFFYDLCTIGEIRTMAHRLRAAEMLAAGATYEEIQGATGMSSATVSRIRRFLEYGADGYVMVLERLAERDKQAQGAGDPADSDASGDLDGAGSPGDSS, encoded by the coding sequence ATGGCATATGAACGGCTGAGAAGCCCGGCGGTGGACCGGCTTTTTGACGCCATCCTGGGCCTGCGGGACCGGGAGGAGTGCTACCGTTTTTTTTATGACCTGTGCACCATCGGCGAGATCCGCACCATGGCCCACCGGCTGCGGGCGGCGGAAATGCTGGCGGCCGGCGCCACCTACGAGGAGATTCAAGGGGCCACGGGGATGAGCAGCGCCACCGTCAGCCGGATCCGCCGCTTCCTGGAGTACGGCGCCGACGGCTACGTCATGGTCCTGGAGCGCCTGGCGGAGCGGGATAAGCAGGCCCAGGGGGCCGGCGACCCTGCTGATTCCGATGCCTCCGGCGATTTGGATGGGGCCGGCAGCCCCGGCGATTCCTCCTGA
- a CDS encoding polysaccharide deacetylase family protein, giving the protein MRIVHVAVIAVAAMVVIVGMGIWLLEGGPGPLGSPPPGLPPADPDNPGDGPEARYRELEEADLVALFPAHVVRAGPGDQRLVALTFDDGPDDRYTPQILDVLRRERVPATFFVTGVRAQENPQVLRRIIRDGHAVGNHGYLHARYAGLTPAQIEADLQENVRLLRQHGVSDNRLFRPPYGALGVQGAETVIAQKYTIVLWTIDPRDWLSPPADQIVDTVLANIRPGAIILLHSAGGPGQSLEGTVEALPRIIRALRDQGYRFVTVPDLLHS; this is encoded by the coding sequence GTGCGCATCGTGCACGTGGCGGTCATAGCCGTAGCGGCCATGGTAGTAATAGTGGGCATGGGTATTTGGTTGCTGGAGGGCGGTCCGGGCCCTCTGGGCAGCCCGCCGCCGGGCCTGCCGCCCGCCGACCCGGACAACCCCGGCGACGGCCCGGAGGCCAGGTACCGGGAGTTGGAGGAAGCCGACTTGGTGGCCTTGTTCCCCGCCCACGTGGTGAGGGCAGGTCCCGGTGATCAGCGCCTGGTGGCCCTCACCTTCGATGACGGCCCCGACGACCGGTACACGCCGCAAATCCTGGATGTGCTGCGGCGGGAGCGGGTGCCGGCCACCTTCTTCGTCACCGGCGTGCGGGCCCAGGAAAATCCCCAGGTGCTGCGCCGCATCATCCGGGATGGGCATGCCGTGGGGAACCACGGCTATCTCCACGCCCGCTACGCCGGTCTGACGCCCGCCCAAATTGAGGCCGACCTCCAGGAGAACGTAAGGCTGCTGCGCCAGCACGGGGTGAGCGACAACCGCCTGTTCCGGCCGCCCTACGGGGCTTTGGGCGTGCAGGGGGCTGAGACGGTCATCGCCCAGAAATACACCATCGTATTGTGGACCATCGATCCCCGGGACTGGCTGAGCCCGCCCGCCGACCAGATCGTGGACACCGTCCTGGCAAACATCAGGCCCGGCGCCATCATCCTGCTCCACAGCGCCGGGGGGCCGGGGCAAAGCCTGGAGGGCACCGTGGAGGCCCTGCCCCGGATCATCCGAGCCCTGCGGGACCAGGGCTACCGCTTCGTCACCGTTCCTGATCTCCTCCACTCGTAG
- a CDS encoding NUDIX hydrolase, giving the protein MARPSVPSSQPNVPRPSCHAVVFNENGKVLLVQRGSEPFAGWWSLPGGSIRWGEEVAAALAREVMEETGLSVTPGRLLHVFDAIEKNVDGDVLFHYLILYYEASYRGGRLRPGSDAAGAAWVPVDQLHQYRLLPPAGEVIRMALADDGNGG; this is encoded by the coding sequence ATGGCCCGACCGTCGGTACCGTCTTCCCAGCCTAATGTTCCCCGTCCTTCTTGCCACGCCGTGGTTTTCAACGAAAATGGGAAGGTGCTCCTGGTGCAGCGGGGCTCGGAGCCCTTCGCCGGCTGGTGGTCCCTGCCGGGCGGCAGCATCCGCTGGGGCGAGGAGGTGGCCGCCGCCTTGGCACGGGAGGTTATGGAGGAAACGGGCCTCTCTGTGACCCCCGGCCGCTTGTTGCATGTATTTGACGCCATTGAAAAAAATGTTGACGGCGACGTTCTTTTCCATTATTTGATTTTGTACTATGAGGCCTCTTATCGGGGAGGACGCTTGCGACCGGGCAGCGATGCCGCCGGCGCAGCCTGGGTGCCGGTAGACCAACTCCACCAGTACCGGCTGCTGCCGCCGGCCGGGGAAGTCATCCGGATGGCACTGGCAGACGACGGCAATGGGGGTTGA